A window of the Lolium perenne isolate Kyuss_39 chromosome 7, Kyuss_2.0, whole genome shotgun sequence genome harbors these coding sequences:
- the LOC127313154 gene encoding solute carrier family 40 member 1, with translation MEGGEGVGSGGHLAPLLDGHGSGSGLDAALLRRLYVGHFLARWGARMWEFSVGLYMIRIWPDSLLFAAVYGVVEASSVAVFGPMVGTLVDRLTYLQVLGLWLLVQSSSFIVAGISVTALLVYDDLKVTSFPVFVALVILTNASGALAALSTLAGTILIEREWVVVICSGHPAAVLTNTNSVIRRIDLSCKLLAPVLSGFVISFVSTEASAVALALWNVASVGLEYWLFVSVYNGVPALGENVQLRRESSAVAALPSSEIVATSDEEVQRYGQDAADWRVGVTKHLSILPCWESWVVYMRQEVMLPGVALAILYFTVLSFGTLMTATLDWKGIPAYVISLARGFSAIVGIAATLLYPVVHSRVSTLRTGLWSIWMQWCCLLLCVGSIWVSDGVVSAWVLMAGVAASRLGLWMFDLAVMQLMQDNVRDSDRCVVGGVQNSLQSIFDLLTYIMGIIISDPRDFSELIVLSFFLVTCAALMYTLHVYRVRKHLFHMDKIIAKLGWIKIS, from the exons ATGGAGGGCGGGGAAGGGGTAGGGAGCGGTGGCCATCTCGCGCCTCTCCTCGACGGCCACGGCAGTGGCAGCGGCTTGGACGCggcgctcctccgccgcctctacGTCGGCCACTTCCTCGCCAGATGGGGCGCACG TATGTGGGAGTTCTCGGTGGGGCTGTACATGATCCGCATCTGGCCGGACTCGCTGCTCTTCGCCGCCGTCTACGGCGTCGTCGAGGCCTCATCCGTCGCCGTTTTCGGCCCCATGGTCGGCACCCTCGTCGACAGGCTCACTTACCTGCAG GTTTTGGGCCTGTGGCTGCTAGTTCAAAGCTCATccttcatcgtcgctggcatctcaGTAACCGCACTGCTTGTCTACGATGACCTGAAAGTTACAAGCTTCCCGGTCTTCGTGGCTCTAGTCATCCTCACCAACGCGTCGGGCGCGCTCGCTGCACTCTCAACTCTCGCCGGCACCATACTGATCGAGCGAGAATG GGTGGTGGTGATCTGCAGTGGGCATCCGGCAGCGGTGCTGACCAACACTAACTCGGTGATCCGGAGGATTGACCTAAGCTGCAAGTTATTGGCGCCGGTGCTGTCGGGGTTTGTGATCAGCTTCGTGTCGACGGAGGCCTCCGCAGTGGCGCTGGCGCTGTGGAACGTTGCCTCGGTGGGGCTGGAGTACTGGCTCTTCGTCTCGGTATACAACGGCGTGCCCGCTCTCGGCGAAAACGTCCAGCTGAGAAGGGAGTCCTCAGCGGTGGCAGCATTACCTTCGTCGGAGATTGTAGCGACGTCCGATGAGGAGGTGCAGAGGTATGGTCAGGACGCAGCGGATTGGAGGGTCGGTGTGACGAAGCACCTCTCCATCCTGCCCTGCTGGGAGTCCTGGGTTGTGTACATGAGGCAAGAGGTGATGCTACCAGGGGTTGCCCTTGCTATCCTCTACTTCACTGTCCTAAG TTTTGGTACGCTGATGACGGCAACTCTTGACTGGAAAGGCATCCCCGCGTACGTGATCAGTCTGGCAAGGGGTTTCAGCGCCATTGTCGGGATCGCTGCAACTTTGCTATACCCAGTCGTGCACTCGCGGGTGTCGACGCTTCGAACAGGGCTCTGGTCCATCTGGATGCAG TGGTGCTGCCTGCTGCTGTGTGTCGGCTCCATCTGGGTGAGCGACGGCGTGGTGTCCGCGTGGGTGCTCATGGCCGGGGTCGCGGCGTCGCGACTTGGCCTCTGGATGTTCGACCTGGCTGTCATGCAGCTGATGCAGGACAATGTCCGGGACTCGGATCGGTGCGTCGTTGGAGGGGTGCAGAACTCGCTGCAGTCCATCTTCGACCTGCTCACCTACATCATGGGCATCATCATCTCCGACCCCAGG GATTTCAGCGAGCTCATCGTGCTCTCCTTCTTCCTGGTGACCTGCGCCGCGCTCATGTACACGCTGCACGTCTACCGCGTGCGGAAGCACCTGTTCCACATGGACAAGATCATTGCCAAGCTGGGCTG GATAAAAATTTCTTGA